One part of the Melitaea cinxia chromosome 8, ilMelCinx1.1, whole genome shotgun sequence genome encodes these proteins:
- the LOC123655567 gene encoding protein abrupt-like has translation MERSQFALSWDEHVQNICNGLSLLQQNGEFVDMTLAADGHHVKVHQVIMALSSPFLKDLISNAQCPHPVIFLSKISHRTLSALLEYIYTGEVLVALEDLNELINAAKELHIKGLQEMNLSQALTSIKQKSPEVVSTQMECLDVEEDINYFEVPDSNQNDELNKMNTQTNSCSLIVNDVQNAEDNIEELYEIDVTDDNKCNELTEPASNSTHVDTLPSNPERKSLSTLQYTVSNQGSLQMILNRFIYYLKHTNRDMSRQWRCVEYLASSKCPAYVFTKDDVVVQRILAHNHPFHDKKILRKVKAGAIFTAIHDAENEGTIMKKKLEQNESE, from the exons atggaaCGGTCTCAATTTGCTTTATCATGGGATGAAcatgtacaaaatatttgtaatggatTAAGTTTGCTACAACAG AATGGTGAATTCGTTGATATGACTCTAGCAGCAGATGGTCATCATGTGAAGGTTCATCAAGTTATTATGGCACTGAGCAGCCcctttttaaaagatttaatatcAAATGCGCAATGCCCTCATCCAGTGATATTTTTGAGT aaaatatcTCATAGAACACTATCAGCTTTACTAGAATATATCTACACTGGGGAAGTATTGGTAGCCTTAGAGGATTTAAATGAGCTTATAAACGCAGCTAAAGAGCTTCATATAAAGGGTTTGCAAGAAATG AATTTGTCCCAAGCATTAACAAGCATTAAACAAAAGTCACCAGAAGTTGTCTCAACTCAAATGGAATGCTTGGACGTTGAAGAAGATATCAATTATTTTGAAGTTCCAGATTCCAATCAGAATGATGaacttaataaaatgaatacgCAAACAAATAG CTGCAGCCTCATAGTGAATGATGTACAAAATGCTGAAGACAATATAGAAGAGTTGTATGAAATTGACGTCACTGatgataataaatgtaatgaatTAACAGAACCGGCTTCTAATAGTACACATGTTGATACATTGCCTAGTAATCCAGAACGGAAAA GTCTTAGCACATTGCAATACACTGTATCCAACCAGGGTTCCTTGCAAATGATACTGAACAGGTTTATATATTACCTAAAACATACAAACAGGGATATGTCTCGACAATGGAGATGCGTCGAATATCTCGCTAGTAGCAAGTGTCCTGCTTACGTTTTTACCAAAGATGATGTTGTTGTTCAAAG GATCTTGGCCCATAATCATCCGTTTCAcgataagaaaatattaagaaaagtGAAAGCTGGCGCTATTTTTACTGCGATACACGACGCTGAGAACGAAGGAACGATCATGAAAAAGAAACTCGAACAAAATgaaagtgaataa